The Pollutimonas sp. M17 sequence GGGATCGTGCGATCTGAGCGGCGCCCAGCGCCGGACACGGCGTCTCTCAAGAACGAAGAATCGAACAAAGAACCGCGGCGTACTCAAGAACGAAGAATCGAACGAAAGAACCGCGGCGTATTCAAGAACGAAGTATCACGACGAAACTAAAAGGCCTGAGTCCGGTTCAACACCGAACTCAGGCCTTGCCAGCCTAAGCCATGACCGTCCAACGCCCGGGAGCCCGTTCACAAAGCGAAGAAGCGCCTTTACCCAAGGACAAGCCAGTCAACACCTTCCAAAGGCTGGCATCAAACCGGCTTCAGCGAACCGGCAAGGCATACATCAGCCCGCCATCCGTCCATTGCGCATTCAGCCCGCGTTGAATCTTCAAGGGGCTGCCCTGCCCCACATTGCGCTCGAAACTTTCCCCGTAATTGCCCACCTGCTTGATGATGTTGTAGGCCCACTTCTCGTCCAGGCCCATATTCTTGCCCGCGCCCGCCGTCACTCCCAGCAGCCGCTTCACATTCGGATTCGTGCTTTTCAGCTGCTCGTCCACGTTCTTCGACGTGATCCCAAGCTCTTCAGCCCCCACCATCGCCTGCAAGGTCCACTTCACCACATTCAACCATGCATCGTCGCCCTGGCGCACGAAAGGCCCCAGCGGCTCTTTGGAAATGATCTCCGGCAAGACCTGATAGTCGTCCGGCTTCGACAGCTTGGATATCCGTATCGACGCCAGGCCCGACGCGTCCGTCGTGAACACATCGCAGCGGCCCGCCGCAAACGCATTCACCACCTCGTTGAACTGCTCGATCACCACAGGCTTGTACTTCACGTTATTGGCCCGTGCCCAATCCGCCATCGTGTTCTCGTTCGACGTGCCCGTTTGCATGCACACCGTGGCGCCGTCCAGCTCCTTGGCGCTTTTCACGCCCAGCGACTTGGACACCAGGAAGCCCTGCCCATCGTAGAAATTGACGCCCGCCGATATCGCCCCCAGGGCCGTATCGCGTTGCTGAGTCACCGTCGTGTTGCGGGCCAGCAGGTCGATCTCGCCCGATTGCAGCGCCGTAAAACGCTGCTGGGAATTCAGCGGAACGGCCTTGAACTTCGATGCATCGCCCAGAGTGGCCGCCGCCACCGCCCGGCACAGATCCACATCCAGGCCCTGCCACTGGCCCTTCGCATCCGGCGCCGAAAAACCCGCAAAGCCCGTCGTGACTCCGCACTGGACCTCGCCGCGCTTCTGGACGACTTCGAGCGTGCCGGCATGAGCCATCGACATCGCCGCCAACACCGCTGCCGCGGACACCGCGTACTTGAACCTGCGCATAACAATTCCCCTGTAAGAAACAACAAGCATTTTGCTGCATCTTACTGCAATAGGACGCAGGGAAAAACACATAAACTTATTCGTAACTGCGTATATCGTCGATCACCTTGCCGTCATTGGGCAGGCTGCCCGGCTCCACCGGCTGGATGTCCGCGCGCAGCTTGGTCAGCTCGCGCACCGAATCCGCGATGCGCGCCAGGGCATCCTGGCTGGGATGGTCCAGTTCCGCCTTCAGCACCATGACGTCGCTGCCCACATTGCCGCTGACCACCAGCCTGACCTTGCGGACCTCGGGGTGGCGCTTGAGCACGCCGGCGACCTGCCCGGGATGCACGAACATACCCCGCACCTTGGTGGTCTGGTCCGCGCGGCCCATCCAGCCCTTGATGCGCATATTCGTGCGGCCGCAGGGCGAGGCGCCCGGCAGGATGGCCGACAGGTCGCCCGTGCCGAAGCGGACCAGCGGGTAATCGGGATTGAGCGTGGTCACCACCACTTCGCCCACCTCGCCTTCTGGCAAGGGCTGATTCGTGCCGGGGCGCACGATCTCCAGGATGATGTCCTCGTTCACGACCAGGCCTTCGCGCGCCCGGGTTTCATACGCCATCATGCCCAGGTCGGCGCTGCCGTAGGCCTGGTAGCCGTCTATGCCTCTTTCGGCAAACCAGGAGCGCAGGGACGGCGGGAACGCCTCGCCCGAGAACAGCGCCCGTTTCAGCGACGGCAGCTCCACGCCCAGCTGCGCGGCTTTCTCGAGAATGATCTTCAGGAAGCTGGGCGTGCCGGTGTAACCGGACGGCGCCAGGTCGGCGATGGCCTGCACCTGCTGCTCGGTCTGCCCCACCCCGCCCGGAAACACCGTGCAGCCCAGGGCGTGCGCCGCGGTTTCCATCATGGAGCCGGCCGGCGTGAAGTGGTAGGAAAAACAGTTGTAGACCAGCTCGCCGGGGCGAAATCCCGCTGCATGCAAGGACCGCGCAAAACCCCAATAATCGGGGCGCTTGCTCTCGGGTTCGTAGATGGGGCCGGGCGAGGCGAACACGCGCATGGCCTCGCCCCAGCCTATGGCAGAGAAGCCGCCGAAAATACGCGACACCGCCGGCAGCTGGCTGCCCGCCTGCCCCTGGCGCATGGATAGCTGGGCCTGCAGAAGCTCGCTTTTCCGGATGACCGGTATCAGCTCCAGGTCGGCCCGATGCGAGATGGCGTCGGGGTCCAGGCCCTGCAACTGCTGCGCAATGGCGGGCGCCCGTTCACGGGCGCGCTTCAAGGCGGCGGGCAGGCGCGCAAGCAGGCTTTCCTCGCGCTCGCGCGTCGTGGCCGCTTCGCGCTCCTCGAAATATGTAGTCATGATCGTTCCCGCCCATCCTAGGCAAGCCAGCGCTTGCGTCGCCGATAAAATTTGGTGTCGCGAAAGCTTTTCCGCTCGCCGCTGGACACGCCAAGATAGAATTCCTTGACGTCTTCGTTCTCCGCCAGCTCGCTGGCTTGCCCGTCCATCATCACGCGCCCGTTCTCCAGGATGTAGCCGTAGTCGGCGTAGCGCAGGGCGATGTTGGTGTTCTGCTCGGCCAGCAGGAAGCTGACGCGTTCGCGCTCGTTCAGATCGCGCACGATTTCGAAAATCTCTTCCACGATCTGCGGCGCCAGGCCCATGGAGGGCTCATCCAGCAGGATCATGTTGGGGTTGGCCATCAGGGCGCGTCCGATGGCCGTCATTTGCTGTTCGCCGCCCGAGGTATAGCCGGCCTGGCTGCCCCGGCGCTGCTTGAGCCGGGGGAAATACTGGTAGACCTTTTCCAGCGAGGCATCGAGTTCGCCCCGGCCGATGGCGCGCGTATAGGCGCCGGTCAGCAGGTTTTCCTCTATGGTCAGGTGCGCAAAGCAATGGCGTCCTTCCATGACCTGCACCACGCCGCGCTTGACCAGATCGGCCGGCGTGAGCTTCTCGATGCGTTCGCCGCGATAATCGATGCTGCCCTTGGTCACGTCGCCGCGTTCGGCCTTCAGAAGGTTGGACACCGCGCGCAGGGTGGTCGTCTTGCCGGCCCCGTTCGCGCCGAGCAGGGCCACGATCCGGCCTTCGGGCACGCATAGCGAAACGCCCTTGAGCACCAGGATGACGTGGTTGTAGATGACCTCGATGCCATTGACGTTCAGAAGAATATTGGGGGCCGCAGCCTCAGCATTCGCATTCATACACTTGTTCCCTGCTATGGGGTGGGATCGGCCGCCGCGCGTGGCGGCGGCCGGAATCCAGGCCTTGGCCTAGCCCTCGCACTTGCGGACTTCGAGCTTCTTCTCGGTCGCGTACTTGGCAGCCAGGTCCTTGACCAGCGGATCGACGAATTTCTTGTCGGACTGGTACCAGTCCGACACGATCTTGAACTTCGCGCCATCCCACTGGATGATGCGGGCCCAGTCGTCGCCCATATGGTTGCTGCAGCTGGTCTTGACGGGACGCATCAGCTTGGCGAAGCCCAGCTCTTCAAGACGCTCTTTGGTGATGTTCAGGTTCTCGAAACCCCATTGCACCTGCTCGCGCGTCATGTGCTTGCCCTTGCCGAACTTTTCCTGGGCCGTGCGTATGGCCTCCACTTGCAGCATGGAAATCATCATGCCGCGCGTGTGGGCGATGGTGCCGACATACTTGCCGGTGGTGTCGGTGCCCTGGCCCTTGTCGTACACGTGCTTCTTCAGGTCTTCGTGCACCTTGCCGTGGTCGGCGCTGTTATGGATGGTGATGCCGTTATAGCCCTTGGCGACCTGACCCAGGTCCTGGACGTCGTTCTCGGAACTGGCCCACCAGATGCCGTACATCTTGTCGCGCGGATAGCCCACGGCTTGCGCCTCGCGTATGGCCGTGGGCGTCATGATGCCCGCGCTCCAGAGCAGAACGAAATCGGGACGGCTTTGGCGGATCTGCAGCCAGGTGGATTTCTGCTGCACGCCCGGCGCGGTGACGGGATACAGCTGCAGATCGAAGCCGTTGGCCTTGGAACGGGATTGCAGCAGGGCGATGGGCTCCTTGCCATAGGGCGAGTCGTGGTAGACCAGGGCGATCTTCTTGCCCTTGAGCTTGTCGATGCCGCCCAGTTTCTTGGCGATGTCCTGGATCATGACGTCGGCGGCCGTCCAGTAGGTGCCGAGCAAGGGGAAGTTCCACTTGAACACCGAGCCATCGGCCGATTGCGACAGGCCGTAGCCCACGGTTTCGATGGATACGCCGTCCACGATGGCCTTGTCCGTCAGCGCGAAGGTAATGCCGGTGGATTGGGTGTCGAAACCCGAAGCGCCGCCGTTCTTGTCCTTCAGGCGCTCATAACACTCCACGCCCCGGTCGGTCGCGTAGGCGGTTTCGCATTCCTCGTAGACGATCTTCACGCCGTTGATGCCGCCGTCGCGCTCGTTGACGAGTTTCAGGTAATCCATTTTCCCGTCGGCCCAGGGTATGCCCAGCGGCGCGAAAGAACCCGTCCGATAGGCCAGCAAAGGCACGAACTGCTCTTCGGCCGCGGCGGCCGGCATCGATGCCGCGGCCAGCGTGCCCGCGACCGCAAACATGGCCGCCGCGAATTTCAAGGATGGTTTCATCTCCAAGTCCTCCTGATGGTGTCTATCTGCACCGTTTGTGTTTCGGCGTAGCCCACGCGGACCAGCCGGCTTACTGATGTGCTGCCATTGAAAAGCTAATGAGGGAAAGGCCATATGCGGAGCTTTTCCTTGCCTATGCTCCAGAGCCGCGCCAGGCCATGCGGTTCGACGATAAGGAAGAACACGATCAAGGAACCGAACACCATGT is a genomic window containing:
- a CDS encoding phenylacetate--CoA ligase family protein: MTTYFEEREAATTREREESLLARLPAALKRARERAPAIAQQLQGLDPDAISHRADLELIPVIRKSELLQAQLSMRQGQAGSQLPAVSRIFGGFSAIGWGEAMRVFASPGPIYEPESKRPDYWGFARSLHAAGFRPGELVYNCFSYHFTPAGSMMETAAHALGCTVFPGGVGQTEQQVQAIADLAPSGYTGTPSFLKIILEKAAQLGVELPSLKRALFSGEAFPPSLRSWFAERGIDGYQAYGSADLGMMAYETRAREGLVVNEDIILEIVRPGTNQPLPEGEVGEVVVTTLNPDYPLVRFGTGDLSAILPGASPCGRTNMRIKGWMGRADQTTKVRGMFVHPGQVAGVLKRHPEVRKVRLVVSGNVGSDVMVLKAELDHPSQDALARIADSVRELTKLRADIQPVEPGSLPNDGKVIDDIRSYE
- a CDS encoding ABC transporter ATP-binding protein — its product is MNANAEAAAPNILLNVNGIEVIYNHVILVLKGVSLCVPEGRIVALLGANGAGKTTTLRAVSNLLKAERGDVTKGSIDYRGERIEKLTPADLVKRGVVQVMEGRHCFAHLTIEENLLTGAYTRAIGRGELDASLEKVYQYFPRLKQRRGSQAGYTSGGEQQMTAIGRALMANPNMILLDEPSMGLAPQIVEEIFEIVRDLNERERVSFLLAEQNTNIALRYADYGYILENGRVMMDGQASELAENEDVKEFYLGVSSGERKSFRDTKFYRRRKRWLA
- a CDS encoding ABC transporter substrate-binding protein, with amino-acid sequence MEMKPSLKFAAAMFAVAGTLAAASMPAAAAEEQFVPLLAYRTGSFAPLGIPWADGKMDYLKLVNERDGGINGVKIVYEECETAYATDRGVECYERLKDKNGGASGFDTQSTGITFALTDKAIVDGVSIETVGYGLSQSADGSVFKWNFPLLGTYWTAADVMIQDIAKKLGGIDKLKGKKIALVYHDSPYGKEPIALLQSRSKANGFDLQLYPVTAPGVQQKSTWLQIRQSRPDFVLLWSAGIMTPTAIREAQAVGYPRDKMYGIWWASSENDVQDLGQVAKGYNGITIHNSADHGKVHEDLKKHVYDKGQGTDTTGKYVGTIAHTRGMMISMLQVEAIRTAQEKFGKGKHMTREQVQWGFENLNITKERLEELGFAKLMRPVKTSCSNHMGDDWARIIQWDGAKFKIVSDWYQSDKKFVDPLVKDLAAKYATEKKLEVRKCEG
- a CDS encoding amino acid ABC transporter substrate-binding protein; this translates as MSMAHAGTLEVVQKRGEVQCGVTTGFAGFSAPDAKGQWQGLDVDLCRAVAAATLGDASKFKAVPLNSQQRFTALQSGEIDLLARNTTVTQQRDTALGAISAGVNFYDGQGFLVSKSLGVKSAKELDGATVCMQTGTSNENTMADWARANNVKYKPVVIEQFNEVVNAFAAGRCDVFTTDASGLASIRISKLSKPDDYQVLPEIISKEPLGPFVRQGDDAWLNVVKWTLQAMVGAEELGITSKNVDEQLKSTNPNVKRLLGVTAGAGKNMGLDEKWAYNIIKQVGNYGESFERNVGQGSPLKIQRGLNAQWTDGGLMYALPVR